In Levilactobacillus brevis, the genomic window CCGGTTGCCCCCGTTATTGGCGTGGGCGTTACCAGCAGACCGATTACCACTGTTTTGCGTCGTGGTCTTATGACTGGTCTTCGGGTGATCGCTCTTTTGACTGGCTGGTCGTGCCGCTTGCATAGCCGGCTGCTTCGCGGGTTTGGCCTGACTGGTCTTTCCAGCCGGCCGGTTGCGAAATGCTTCGCGGAGCTGACGTTCTTCGTTCTCGCCGAGCGTTGACATGTGGTTTTTCACCGGAAAGCCCTTTGCTTCGGCTTTCGCAATGATCTGTTTACTGGAGACATTAATTTCTTTGGCGAGTTCATAAATTCGCTTTTTCCCCATATCTTCACACTCCTTTGTATTCTGCCGATCACGAGAACGTCAGGCGGCTACTTAGCAAGTAATTGTTGTAACTTCCGGACGAAACCCGGATCGGTGATTGCGATGACAGTGCGCGCCGACCCAATGGCCGTGCTCAACTGGTCCTTCGTAAAGTCCTCGTTTAACTGGACGTCATAGCTCGTGGTCTTATCGCGAAATTGTTTCTGACTGGTCTTACCCGCATCGTTAGCGAGTAACA contains:
- a CDS encoding ribosomal L7Ae/L30e/S12e/Gadd45 family protein, producing the protein MTNFERALQLLGLVRRAGKLVTGESFVMAAVRDGSAKLVLLANDAGKTSQKQFRDKTTSYDVQLNEDFTKDQLSTAIGSARTVIAITDPGFVRKLQQLLAK